The genomic window ACCGAACTGCGCAAAAGCGTCGGCGGCGCGGGTGCATATTGGGATATCGAGTTGAATTGCGGTTGCGGCTACCAGCGCGATATACGAGACATCGCGCTCTAATGAATGCGACTCGTCGCCCTTCTGATAATCTGCCGCCAACAGCCCGGCAGTTCTAGCGGTCTCAATGTTGGGCGGTGCCTCTTCAACAAAACGCAGCACGCTGAGGAATCCAATCTCCGTACGCCTGTCAATATCGCCGCTCTGCCATAGTTCGAATACGGTCAGAGGAGATATGGCGGCTTGGATGTCGCCGTCCAGAATGGATTCGACCGTCGCGCGCGCGGCAGCATCGCCACTGCGCAGATCGTCGAAGAGCGTCCTGTCGAGAAGCATTTCAGCCACTATCCGCCTCCCCGTCGTTGGGAGCGCCGAACATTAGCGCCGTCCGCGCCAAGTGCGCGGCGTCTTCGTCGGAGAAATCGACCGGATCGCCGACTCTGCCTAGTGCTTGGAACTCAGGCTGTCTAGAATCTGAGTCGTGCATTGGTGCGTCGATACTGTTGCTGAAATCGAATGCGCCAAGCGCAACACGGCGCGCCTCGTCATCCGAAAGCCCAATCGGCGCGCCTAGCGGTTGGTTCGCCTGCGCGCGCAGATATTGGTCATCCCATACAGACGGTTCGATAGGTGCCGCCGCAGCATCGGACGACCGCGATAACGGAGCAGAATCGCCTGATATGGCATTCGTCAGCGCGTCCTCCACGAAGCGGCGCATCGGCACACGCAGTTCCGCGGCACGCGACTTTGCGGCAAGATATATGTCCTCGCGGATGTCAGCGTATAGCTTGCGAGTTGGTTCGGAGTGCTCTCGTATTCTAGGCATAATTCAAGGTTATAGGAATATGAACATATAGTCAAGAGGCGCAAATTCGTTCCATGCGGTACAATTCTCACCGAAATAAGGCTTGATGCCATATACAGATATGCTGCAGACAGTGATTCTAGATGTTCCTGCCATTGGATTTCTTGAATTCATTGCAGGGAGAGTATGTACACAGGCGTGCCGTGCGGATGATATAATTCTCGGCATTATGAAGATTGTAATTGCACCACAGGCATTCAAGGGAAGCATATCGGCGTTGGATGCGGCAACGGCGATGCGCGAAGGCATCAAGCGGGTTGTGCCCGAGGCCCAGGTCGTCACGGTTCCGGTGGCAGACGGCGGCGACGGTACACTCGAAACTCTGGTTGAAGGATCCGGCGGACGCATTCACGACCTAGAAGTTACCGGACCGCTAGGCGAGCGCCGCATGGCACAGTGGGGCGCCATGGGCGATGGCATAACCGCTGTAATAGAAATGGCACGGACATCGGGGCTTGCCCTAGTGCCGCTGGACGAGCGCAACCCACTCGCGGCGACCACATACGGCCTTGGCGAAGCTATCGCGCACGCATTGGACGCCGGTTTCAGGCGCTTCATCGTGGGCATCGGTGGTAGCGCGACGAACGACGCCGGCGCGGGAATGGCGCAGGCGCTCGGCGTTAGACTGTTGGACGATGCCGGCGACGATCTACCATTCGGTGGCGCGCCTCTCGCACGGCTGAGAAATATCGATACTTCGGGAATGGACGCTCGGATTGCTCAGTGCGAGTTTATGGTCGCCTGCGATGTCAATAATCCTTTGACCGGACCGACCGGCGCATCCGCAATTTACGGCCCGCAGAAGGGCGCCACGCCTGAAATGATTGCCGAGCTAGACGCCGCCCTCTCGCACTTCGCCGCAGTTGTGGAGCGCGATATTGGCGCGACCATCAACGATGTGGCAGGCTCTGGCGCGGCAGGCGGACTAGGCGGAGGCATGATCGCTTTCGCTGGCGGCGAACTTCGTGCCGGCGTGGACATCGTGTTGGGTACAATTCGCTTGGACGACTACCTGCCCGGCTGCGACCTCGTCATCACGGGCGAGGGCAGCATGGACCATTCAACCATCTACAACAAGGCGCCGGTAGGCGTGGCGCAGCGCGCGAAACGGCTGGGCATCCCGGTAGTAGGCGTTAGCGGCTCGTTGGGCGCTGGTTTCCAGGATGTCCACGAGCATGGCATTGACGCTCTCACGTCGATTACGCCGGGACCTATGAGCCTAGACGAAGCGTCAACCCGTGCGGCCGAACTCATCGCCAATGCAACGGAACAGGCGCTAAGGTTCATGAAGGCGGGATCAGCGGTCTTCGGCGAACATAGCTAGAATGTCGTAACGGCACTCACTCCCCTACCCTGTCCGCTCTGCCAAGTCAGTCAAGCAGGATCATGTGGACTTCGCCGGGGCCGTGCACACCGGTAACCAGCTGGTACTCGATGTCCGCTGAACGGCTTGGTCCTG from Chloroflexota bacterium includes these protein-coding regions:
- a CDS encoding glycerate kinase, coding for MKIVIAPQAFKGSISALDAATAMREGIKRVVPEAQVVTVPVADGGDGTLETLVEGSGGRIHDLEVTGPLGERRMAQWGAMGDGITAVIEMARTSGLALVPLDERNPLAATTYGLGEAIAHALDAGFRRFIVGIGGSATNDAGAGMAQALGVRLLDDAGDDLPFGGAPLARLRNIDTSGMDARIAQCEFMVACDVNNPLTGPTGASAIYGPQKGATPEMIAELDAALSHFAAVVERDIGATINDVAGSGAAGGLGGGMIAFAGGELRAGVDIVLGTIRLDDYLPGCDLVITGEGSMDHSTIYNKAPVGVAQRAKRLGIPVVGVSGSLGAGFQDVHEHGIDALTSITPGPMSLDEASTRAAELIANATEQALRFMKAGSAVFGEHS
- a CDS encoding type II toxin-antitoxin system VapC family toxin, producing MAEMLLDRTLFDDLRSGDAAARATVESILDGDIQAAISPLTVFELWQSGDIDRRTEIGFLSVLRFVEEAPPNIETARTAGLLAADYQKGDESHSLERDVSYIALVAATAIQLDIPICTRAADAFAQFGVEIIAY